In one window of Plasmodium berghei ANKA genome assembly, chromosome: 14 DNA:
- a CDS encoding PUB domain-containing protein, putative, whose product MDVKKIEQTVIEYVEEMKKAENNQHMEKRENFNENGDEKIGYINGIQIQELVETFPKNEQIRQNEEYMKDSENLQDLQNGQNNINSEKTENLINLPISTFHKKNTNCDEGSEMENGFCQSTEKKILTKILKLKEDKSNEGTVINNPKSSTGTTSINIINPECCDEEVMKNEENGENCETLLELISKKSLLENDKIKKNISSKNFYIIDEDVLVNITMIFDKIILKLIYFYKKNNFDNDKQIEHFHNFFKVLYKLLSNISYHPKDTKYKTIKMCNNQIKRTFLTNDDIFNLVKLLFEILNFNTNCFNSDTEIVNEQNKDSMIKTDKNSEDNSNKIINNGMWKFENEFSDLESILFEFVLSSINIIMGMINKKIHSSNNESEFMSNKKNDTDVKEGCSGDPIKSCISDHNSNKILNNEAKNKLIEKHVNNIMPTNNKLLVIRQKDIEEKNALNDIRKLHNEKFNAYRNNDGYNNDKNKNKKDETKSTLFSNKSENNSLKKGGKKIKRFFKNLFKKD is encoded by the coding sequence atggatgttaaaaaaatcgaaCAAACTGTGATTGAATATGTTGaggaaatgaaaaaggCAGAGAATAACCAGCATATGGAAAAACGTGAAAATTTCAATGAAAATGGTGACGAAAAAATAGGATATATTAATGGAATACAAATACAAGAGCTAGTAGAAACATTTCCCAAGAATGAACAAATCAGACaaaatgaagaatataTGAAAGATTCAGAAAATTTACAAGATTTACAAAATGgccaaaataatattaacagTGAAAAAACAGAAAATCTTATAAATTTGCCTATTAGTAcgtttcataaaaaaaatactaattGTGATGAAGGGAGTGAAATGGAAAATGGTTTTTGCCAAAGTACAGAAAAAAAGATTCTCACAAAAATTCTAAAACTTAAAGAAGATAAATCAAATGAAGGAACTGTCATAAATAATCCTAAGTCTAGTACTGGCACTACAtcgataaatataataaaccCTGAATGCTGTGACGAAGAAGTCatgaaaaatgaagaaaatggaGAAAATTGCGAAACCCTTTTAGAGTTAATCAGTaaaaaatcattattagaaaatgataaaataaaaaaaaatatatcttcaaaaaatttttatataattgatGAAGATGTGCTTGTAAATATAACTATGATATTcgataaaataatattaaaattaatatatttttataaaaaaaataattttgataatgATAAACAGATTGAGCATtttcacaatttttttaaagtcctatataaattattaagcAATATAAGTTACCATCCTAAGGATACAAAATACAAAACGATTAAAATGTGTaataatcaaataaaacgaacttttttaacaaatgatgatatttttaatttagttaaattattatttgaaattCTCAATTTTAACACTAATTGTTTTAATAGTGATACTGAAATTGTAAATGAACAGAATAAAGATAGTATGATTAAAACTGATAAGAATAGCGAagataatagtaataaaattataaacaatGGGATGTGGaaatttgaaaatgaattttCTGATCTCgaatcaattttatttgaatttgttttatcctctatcaatataattatggggatgataaataaaaagattCATTCATCAAATAATGAAAGTGAATTTATgtctaataaaaaaaatgatacaGATGTTAAAGAGGGATGTAGTGGAGATCCTATAAAAAGCTGTATATCTGATcataattcaaataaaatattaaataatgaagcaaaaaataaattaatagaaaaacatgttaataatattatgcCCACTAATAATAAACTACTTGTTATTCGTCAAAAGGAtatagaagaaaaaaatgcttTAAATGATATTAGAAAATTACATAACGAAAAATTTAATGCCTATAGAAATAATGAtggatataataatgataaaaataaaaataaaaaagatgaaaCAAAATCTACCTTATTTAGTAATAAAtctgaaaataatagtCTCAAAAAAGGtgggaaaaaaataaagcgtttttttaaaaacttATTTAAAAAGGATTAA
- a CDS encoding mediator of RNA polymerase II transcription subunit 21, putative, whose protein sequence is MINNFISPQTNDPIKKLQNLLNNCLHSIIDVFSNLSYTGEFKELEIVPEHLSEYCHFTNLIEKQKKKTEGKENGELGEHDETVNVTEQTQDVEKKYFIKPNFDKSTEDEILDRVERMNLILTMIDQSIDELPDSEINEDKVCKEMKRLQKIKDDSKEELKRLYKEYDYIYNYATEHLRSFIVNIEE, encoded by the exons AtgattaataattttatatctCCACAAACTAACGATCCCATCAAGAAACTACAGAATTTGCTAAACAATTGTTTACACTCAATAATA gATGTTTTTAGTAACTTATCTTATACTGGAGAGTTTAAGGAACTCGAAATCGTTCCAGAGCATTTGAGTGAATATTGCCATTTTACCAATTTGatagaaaaacaaaaaaaaaaaactgaaGGGAAAGAAAATGGTGAATTAGGGGAACATGACGAAACGGTGAATGTAACAGAACAAACTCAGGAtgtggaaaaaaaatattttataaaaccAAATTTCGATAAATCTACAGAAGACGAAATTTTAGATCGAGTAGAAAGAATGAATTTGATTTTAACAATGATAGACCAATCTATTGATGAGTTGCCAGATTCAGAAATTAATGAG GATAAAGTATGCAAAGAAATGAAACGActccaaaaaataaaagatgaTTCTAAAGAGGAATTGAAAAGGCTTTATAAAGaatatgattatatttataattatgcTACCGAACATTTACGAAGttttattgttaatattgaggaataa
- a CDS encoding CS domain protein, putative gives MENEKHENMLMHIARDFRSIDDLVDVFLSFLENKTDYFHLMMNDDDIQTLSKKYDGDIAKVILNNNTCGFKANSRETELMKLFRKHQLKYIIKNQPYIIENEDMRNKYLPPCDELNKLSNIQIAKAKDTQNAAQRNNRSIHTPAYDSINEKHISTWNGGRTEKYFWNQSLNEINLEIPLNKEIKPSEIKVEITNKHIKVQHLNEVKLEGMFYEEVNKQECMWNIEDKKKIIIFLEKKKENWWSYVIKGDPEIDTTKIESKKNLTDFDEKTQGEIRKMLYKQKMMNEGLKSPEELKEQFLLKNVLDNKGLPFPK, from the exons ATGGAAAATGAGAAACATGAAAATATGCTAATGCATATTGCCCGGGACTTTAGATCAATAGACGATTTAGTGGATGTGTTTTTATCGtttttggaaaataaaactgattattttcatttgatGATGAATGATGATGATATACAAACATTATCAAAAAAGTATGATGGAGATATTGCAAAggttatattaaataataatacatgtGGGTTTAAGGCGAATAGCAGAGAAACCGaattaatgaaattatTTAGAAAACATCAATTaaagtatataattaaaaaccaaccatatataattgaaaaCGAAGATAtgagaaataaatatttgccGCCTTGTgatgaattaaataaactTAGTAACATCCAAATTGCAAAAGCAAAGGATACCCAAAATGCGGCACAAAGAAACAATCGAAGCATTCACACCCCAGCGTATGATTCCATca ACGAAAAACACATATCAACATGGAACGGAGGAAGGACGGAAAAGTATTTTTGGAACCAATCcttaaatgaaattaatttaGAAATTCCATTAAATAAGGAAATAAAACCTAGTGAAATAAAAGTTGAAATAActaataaacatataaaagTTCAGCATTTAA ATGAAGTAAAATTAGAAGGAATGTTCTATGAAGAGGTGAACAAACAGGAATGCATGTGGAATATcgaagataaaaaaaaaattattatatttttagaaaaaaagaaagaaaattGGTGGTCATATGTAATCAAGGGAGATCCAGAAATCGACACAACGAAAATcgaatcaaaaaaaaatttaacaGATTTTGATGAAAAGACCCAAGGagaaataagaaaaatgctatataaacaaaaaat GATGAACGAAGGATTGAAATCCCCTGAAGAATTAAAAGAGcaatttttgttaaaaaatgtattggATAATAAAGGGCTTCCATTTcccaaataa